Proteins encoded within one genomic window of Odocoileus virginianus isolate 20LAN1187 ecotype Illinois chromosome 2, Ovbor_1.2, whole genome shotgun sequence:
- the GGCX gene encoding vitamin K-dependent gamma-carboxylase, translated as MAVCARPARAPRGSDKVKKDKAAQTSGPRQGSRMGKLLGFEWTDVSSWERLVTLLNRPTDPASLAVFRFLFGLMMVLDIPQERGLSSLDRRYLDGLEVCRFPLLDALQTLPLDWMYLVYTIMFLGALGMMLGLCYRISCVLFLLPYWYVFLLDKTSWNNHSYLYGLLAFQLTFVDAHHYWSVDGLLSARKRNAHVPLWNYAVLRGQIFIVYFIAGIKKLDADWVEGYSMEYLSRHWLFSPFKLVLSEEMTSLLVVHWCGLLLDLSAGFLLFFDASRPIGFVFVSYFHCMNSQLFSIGMFPYVMLASSPLFCSPEWPRKLVAHCPKKLQELLPLKTAPQPSTSCMYKRSRARGSQKPGLRHQLSTAFTLLYLLEQLFLPYSHFLTQGYNNWTNGLYGYSWDMMVHSRSHQHVKITYRDGRTGELGYLNPGVFTQSRRWKDHADMLKQYATCLSRLLPKYNVTEPQIYFDIWVSINDRFQQRIFDPRVDIVQAAWSPFRRTPWLQPLLMDLSPWRTKLQEIKSSLDNHTEVVFIADFPGLHLENFVSEDLGNTSIQLLQGEVTVELVAEQKNQTLQEGEKMQLPAGEYHKVYTVSSSPSCYMYIYVNTTEVALEQDLAYLQELKEKVENGSETGPLPPELQPLLEGEVKGGPEPTPLVQTFLRRQQRLQEIERRRNAPFHERLVRFLLRKLYIFRRSFLMTCISLRNLALGRPSLEQLAQEVTYANLRPFEPVGEPSPVNTDSSNSNPPELDSGPVHSEF; from the exons GGCTGATGATGGTGCTGGACATTCCCCAGGAGCGGGGTCTCAGCTCCCTGGACCGAAGATACCTAGATGGCCTGGAGGTGTGTCGCTTCCCCTTGCTGGATGCCCTGCAGACACTGCCACTTGACTGGATGTATCTGGTCTACACCATCATGTTTCTGG GGGCACTGGGCATGATGCTGGGCCTGTGCTACCGGATAAGCTGTGTGTTATTCCTGCTGCCATACTGGTATGTGTTTCTCCTGGACAAGACGTCGTGGAACAACCACTCCTATCTGTATGGCTTGTTGGCCTTTCAGCTGACATTTGTGGATGCACACCACTACTG GTCTGTGGATGGCCTGCTGAGTGCCCGGAAGCGGAATGCCCATGTGCCCCTTTGGAACTATGCTGTGTTGCGTGGCCAG ATCTTCATCGTGTACTTCATTGCGGGCATAAAGAAGCTGGACGCAGACTGGGTGGAAGGCTACTCTATGGAATACCTGTCGCGGCACTGGCTCTTCAGCCCTTTCAA ACTTGTGTTGTCCGAGGAGATGACGAGTCTACTGGTGGTGCACTGGTGTGGATTGCTGCTCGACCTCTCAGCCGGTTTCCTGCTCTTCTTTGATGCCTCAAGACCCATCGGCTTCGTCTTTGTGTCCTACTTCCACTGCATGAATTCCCAGCTTTTCAGCATTG GCATGTTCCCCTATGTCATGCTGGCCAGCAGCCCTCTCTTCTGCTCTCCTGAGTGGCCTCGGAAGCTGGTAGCTCACTGCCCGAAAAAGCTGCAAGAACTGCTGCCCCTCAAGACCGCCCCTCAGCCCAGCACTTCCTGCATGTATAAGAGGAGCCGAGCCAGAGGCAGTCAGAAGCCAGGGCTGCGCCACCAGCTGAGCACTGCCTTCACCCTGCTCTACCTCCTGGAGCAGCTCTTCTTGCCCTATTCCCACTTCCTCACCCAG GGGTACAACAACTGGACCAACGGGCTATACGGCTACTCCTGGGACATGATGGTGCACTCCCGCTCCCACCAGCACGTGAAGATCACCTACCGTGATGGCCGCACCGGCGAGCTGGGCTACCTCAACCCTGGG GTATTCACACAGAGCCGGCGTTGGAAGGACCATGCAGACATGCTGAAGCAATATGCCACTTGCCTGAGCCGCCTGCTGCCCAAGTACAATGTCACTGAGCCCCAGATCTACTTTGATATTTGGGTCTCCATCAATGACCGCTTCCAGCAGAG GATTTTTGACCCTCGTGTGGACATCGTGCAGGCTGCCTGGTCCCCCTTCCGGCGTACACCTtggctgcagccactgctgaTGGACCTGTCTCCCTGGAGAACTAAACTACAGGAGATCAAGAGCAGCCTGGACAACCACACCGAAGTGGTCTTCATTGCAGATTTCCCTG GGCTGCACCTGGAGAACTTCGTGAGTGAAGACCTGGGCAACACTAGCATCCAGCTGCTGCAGGGGGAGGTGACCGTGGAGCTGGTGGCAGAACAGAAGAACCAGACTCTTCAGGAGGGAGAAAAAATGCAG TTGCCTGCTGGCGAGTACCATAAGGTGTACACAGTGTCGTCCAGCCCTTCCTGCTACATGTACATCTACGTCAACACTACAGAGGTTGCACTGGAGCAAGACCTGGCGTATCTGCAAGAATTGAAGGAGAAGGTGGAGAATGGAAGTG AAACAGGGCCTCTGCCTCCAGAGCTGCAACCTCTGCTTGAAGGGGAAGTCAAAGGCGGCCCTGAGCCAACACCACTTGTCCAGACCTTCCTTAGACGCCAGCAAAGGCTCCAGGAGATTGAACGCCGGCGAAATGCCCCTTTCCACGAGCGACTTGTCCGCTTCTTGCTGCGAAAGCTCTATATCTTTCGCCGCAG ctTTCTCATGACTTGTATCTCACTTCGAAATCTGGCATTAGGCCGCCCTTCCCTGGAGCAGCTGGCCCAAGAGGTGACTTATGCCAACTTGCGACCCTTTGAGCCAGTGGGAGAGCCGAGTCCTGTAAACACAGATTCTTCAAATTCTAACCCCCCTGAGCTGGATTCTGGCCCTGTCCACTCAGAGTTCTGA